In Flavobacterium lacustre, a genomic segment contains:
- a CDS encoding DUF4266 domain-containing protein, with amino-acid sequence MIQKIVFLFLILAVLQSCNSVKEYEKVAINDPDMKLSARTSERYETAFQVYREAAAGANGGKSGGGCGCN; translated from the coding sequence ATGATACAGAAAATAGTTTTTTTGTTTTTGATTCTAGCGGTTCTTCAATCTTGTAATTCTGTCAAAGAATATGAAAAAGTAGCTATAAATGACCCCGACATGAAACTTTCTGCCAGAACTTCAGAACGATACGAAACTGCTTTTCAAGTATATAGAGAAGCTGCGGCTGGTGCCAATGGAGGAAAATCTGGTGGTGGTTGCGGTTGTAATTAA
- the fabG gene encoding 3-oxoacyl-[acyl-carrier-protein] reductase, which yields MKLLEGKVAIITGASRGIGKGVAEVFAKHGANIAFTYSSSVESALALEKELNALGIKAKGYQSNAADFNEAQTFVDAVLAEFGSVDILINNAGITKDNLLMRMSEADFDQVIDVNLKSVFNMTKAIQKTFLKQRSGSIINMSSVVGVKGNAGQTNYAASKAGVIGFSKSVALELGSRNIRCNVIAPGFIETEMTAKLNEDVVKGWRDGIPLKRGGTTEDVANACLFFASDMSAFVTGQVLNVCGGMLT from the coding sequence ATGAAATTACTCGAAGGAAAGGTAGCCATTATAACAGGCGCAAGCCGCGGAATTGGAAAAGGAGTTGCAGAAGTTTTTGCAAAACACGGAGCAAATATTGCTTTTACTTATAGCTCATCTGTAGAATCAGCTTTAGCTTTAGAAAAAGAACTTAATGCTCTTGGTATTAAAGCAAAAGGATACCAATCAAACGCAGCTGATTTTAATGAAGCACAAACTTTTGTTGATGCGGTTTTAGCCGAATTTGGTTCTGTAGATATTTTAATCAACAATGCCGGAATTACAAAAGATAATTTATTAATGCGCATGTCCGAAGCTGATTTTGATCAAGTTATTGATGTAAATTTAAAATCAGTTTTCAATATGACTAAAGCAATCCAGAAAACATTTTTGAAACAACGCTCTGGTTCGATCATCAATATGAGTTCCGTAGTAGGAGTGAAGGGAAATGCTGGTCAAACAAATTATGCTGCTTCTAAAGCCGGAGTTATCGGTTTTTCAAAATCGGTAGCACTTGAATTAGGATCTCGCAATATTCGTTGCAACGTCATTGCTCCAGGATTTATTGAAACTGAAATGACTGCAAAATTAAACGAAGATGTAGTAAAAGGATGGAGAGACGGAATTCCGTTGAAACGTGGCGGAACTACTGAAGATGTAGCTAATGCTTGTCTTTTCTTCGCTTCCGATATGAGTGCTTTTGTTACCGGACAAGTCCTTAATGTTTGCGGAGGAATGCTAACATAA
- a CDS encoding YeiH family protein, with protein sequence MNKTIQQILFVLLVLFCTTSFVSPAVALILGLLAANLFGHPFLHLNHKATTILLQISVVGLGFGMNVGSAVNAGKEGFIFTIASIVSTLILGTFLGKWLKIDKKTAHLISCGTAICGGSAIAAIAPVIKSDEKQTSVALGVIFILNSVALFLFPAIGHWLHLSQNEFGLWCAIAIHDTSSVIGAASKYGPEALQIATTVKLARALWIIPVALLTSVLFKNKQRSIKIPYFIGLFILAMVFNSYVPQSAVIAPFIVSSSKVGLTVTLFLIGSGLNRSVLSAVGFKPLFQGISLWIFIAGITLTSIIYFSN encoded by the coding sequence ATAAACAAAACAATACAACAAATACTCTTTGTTTTACTGGTATTATTTTGCACAACTTCTTTCGTTTCTCCAGCTGTCGCATTAATATTAGGCCTATTGGCAGCAAATCTTTTCGGACATCCTTTCTTGCATCTCAATCACAAAGCAACGACCATTTTACTACAGATTTCTGTTGTAGGATTAGGTTTCGGAATGAATGTAGGGAGCGCAGTCAACGCCGGAAAAGAAGGTTTTATATTTACGATTGCCTCCATAGTAAGCACCCTGATTTTAGGAACTTTTTTAGGTAAATGGTTGAAAATTGATAAAAAAACAGCTCATTTAATTTCTTGCGGAACCGCTATTTGTGGAGGAAGTGCAATCGCTGCTATTGCTCCGGTTATCAAATCTGACGAAAAGCAAACTTCGGTGGCTTTAGGCGTAATTTTCATTCTGAATTCTGTGGCGCTATTTTTGTTTCCCGCCATTGGACATTGGTTACATTTATCTCAGAATGAATTTGGTTTATGGTGTGCTATTGCTATTCATGACACCAGTTCAGTAATTGGCGCTGCCAGTAAATACGGTCCGGAAGCCTTACAAATAGCAACAACAGTAAAATTAGCGAGAGCTTTATGGATTATTCCAGTGGCATTATTGACTTCAGTTTTGTTTAAGAACAAACAACGAAGTATAAAAATTCCTTATTTTATCGGACTCTTTATATTGGCAATGGTATTCAATTCTTATGTACCACAAAGTGCTGTTATTGCACCATTTATAGTTTCTTCTTCTAAAGTTGGTCTTACGGTTACTTTATTTTTAATTGGCTCTGGATTGAATAGAAGCGTATTAAGTGCCGTAGGTTTTAAACCATTATTTCAAGGAATTTCACTCTGGATTTTTATTGCGGGAATTACTTTGACTTCTATTATTTACTTTAGCAACTGA
- a CDS encoding sensor histidine kinase — MFSFSYKNRIAFNYILSTGLLISVVFFVIYKIINFSVNNHINDDIQTEVEKHLEEIEIDRNNTYLIQVDQWRAREHNTVNVNPVFVQFLDINDKLIDKSPNLKGLQLKLYKYQLDNQFIDTYLNKKPIRQIQVPLFDEKKIVGHLFVAMSLDDATMILTNLRNTLYIAFPLILIVLFLIARLIAGRSIKPVTMITETSRRITKDNLKDRIVLPQNKDELFVLSKTINDLLDRIENAVEREKQFTSDASHELRTPLTVLKGTLEVLIRKSRTQAEYEDKIKYSITEVNRLNNLVDQLLLLARFENQKQSLKIEKVYLNALILDILTLYSGKINTKKITINHSFSKDYFIESDNYLVSIIISNIISNAIKYSEEQGEISIILSKKERKTICTISDNGIGIAAEDLDKIFNPFYRSSPTNHPEIKGSGLGLSIVKKIAQLLHTKFEIKSKINHGTVVILSFD; from the coding sequence ATGTTTTCATTCTCCTATAAAAACAGAATCGCCTTCAATTATATCTTAAGCACTGGCTTATTGATTTCGGTGGTGTTTTTTGTAATTTATAAAATCATAAATTTTAGCGTAAACAATCACATCAATGATGATATTCAAACCGAAGTAGAGAAACATCTTGAAGAAATTGAAATTGACAGAAACAATACCTATTTGATTCAAGTTGACCAATGGAGAGCGCGTGAGCATAATACAGTGAATGTAAATCCGGTTTTTGTACAGTTTTTAGACATTAATGATAAACTAATTGATAAATCTCCAAATCTTAAAGGACTTCAACTCAAGTTATACAAGTATCAATTAGACAATCAATTTATTGATACTTATCTAAATAAAAAACCAATTCGTCAGATACAAGTACCTCTTTTTGACGAAAAAAAAATTGTAGGACATCTTTTTGTGGCCATGTCGCTTGATGATGCCACCATGATTTTGACTAATTTAAGAAATACACTTTACATCGCTTTTCCGCTGATATTGATTGTTTTATTTCTTATTGCCCGTTTAATTGCCGGCAGAAGTATAAAACCGGTAACCATGATTACCGAAACGTCTCGAAGAATCACAAAAGATAATCTGAAAGACCGAATCGTTTTACCACAAAATAAGGACGAATTATTTGTACTTTCTAAAACAATAAATGATTTATTAGACCGCATAGAAAACGCTGTTGAACGCGAAAAACAATTCACTTCTGATGCGTCACACGAACTGCGAACACCATTAACGGTATTAAAAGGCACTCTCGAAGTTTTGATTAGAAAGTCCAGAACTCAAGCCGAATATGAAGATAAAATAAAGTACAGTATTACCGAAGTCAATCGCTTGAATAACTTGGTTGATCAATTGCTGTTACTGGCTCGTTTTGAGAATCAAAAACAAAGTTTAAAAATTGAAAAAGTATATTTGAACGCTTTGATTTTAGATATATTAACGCTGTATTCGGGAAAAATAAACACGAAGAAAATCACAATAAACCATTCGTTTTCAAAAGATTATTTTATAGAATCGGATAACTATTTAGTGTCAATTATTATTAGCAATATTATCAGTAATGCGATAAAATATTCTGAAGAACAAGGCGAAATCTCAATAATTCTTTCTAAAAAGGAAAGAAAAACGATTTGCACTATTTCGGATAACGGAATTGGGATTGCCGCTGAAGATTTAGATAAAATTTTCAATCCTTTTTATCGTTCCAGTCCAACAAATCATCCCGAAATAAAAGGGTCTGGTTTAGGCCTTTCGATAGTTAAAAAAATAGCCCAATTACTGCATACAAAATTCGAAATTAAAAGTAAAATCAATCACGGAACAGTAGTGATTTTAAGTTTTGATTAA
- a CDS encoding response regulator transcription factor, whose translation MKILIVEDEIGIANFLKQGLEEEGYDVLIANDGETGYKLALSQKVNVILLDWILPKMTGIEVCKSIRKTDTKTPIIFLTAKDTVQETIEGLKAGANDYIKKPFSFDELVERIKIHFRNENADDILTLGNIKIIQSKHQIFVENQEIVFTQREFELLVYLIKNKGNVCTRNQIIEDVWDIHFEYDTGVIDVFMNAIRKKLNLNKDEELIKTIRGVGYIANDLN comes from the coding sequence ATGAAAATTCTAATAGTTGAAGACGAAATAGGAATTGCCAATTTTCTAAAACAAGGTTTAGAGGAGGAAGGCTACGATGTTTTAATAGCTAATGACGGAGAAACAGGATACAAATTGGCTTTAAGCCAAAAAGTAAATGTGATTCTTTTGGATTGGATTTTGCCAAAAATGACAGGCATTGAAGTATGTAAATCCATTCGAAAAACGGATACAAAAACGCCTATTATTTTTCTAACTGCCAAAGATACTGTTCAGGAAACCATTGAAGGATTAAAAGCTGGTGCCAATGATTACATCAAAAAACCTTTTAGTTTTGATGAATTAGTGGAGCGTATTAAAATTCATTTCAGAAATGAAAATGCCGATGATATTTTAACCCTTGGAAACATAAAAATAATTCAATCTAAACATCAGATTTTTGTCGAAAACCAAGAAATTGTATTCACACAAAGGGAATTTGAATTGTTAGTTTATCTCATCAAAAATAAAGGAAATGTATGTACCCGAAACCAAATCATAGAAGATGTTTGGGACATTCATTTTGAATATGACACCGGCGTAATTGATGTTTTTATGAATGCTATTCGAAAAAAACTCAATCTTAACAAAGATGAAGAACTCATCAAAACCATTCGTGGGGTTGGTTATATTGCTAACGATTTAAACTAA
- a CDS encoding DUF3570 domain-containing protein, whose translation MKIRIIILLSLIGFTAFSQEKDTTAVFKKRVLESTEVDFLASYYNQNGSKSVVSGGIGSEKLTDVASNIVVNMPVNDDATLTIDLGISAYSSASSSNINPFNSTGASGGGGEDDDRISNNKVAAAASGPYGTPWQASSGASKSDQLTAISANYAHSSDSRDFIWNADVSFSNEYDYTSVGFGGGIATLFNEKNTELSVKANVYLDQWRPIYPTELHEYSIYGANFLNQGYFSGVTVLDQNGQSTTAYLPSAFKTIASVNRNSYSASVGFSQVVSKKLQLSVFFDVLQQQGLLSTPYHRIYFADKANYYIGQSQYINNYESASNSGVFKLADDIERLPDSRFKLPIGARLNYYINERFVLRTYYRFYSDNWDIQSHTASIELPIKLSDRFTVFPMYRYYTQTGSKYYAPYETHLSTEEFYTSDPDLATFDANQYGFGINYADIFTGAKIWKLGLKNIDFRFNHYERSDNLKANIATIGFKFIMQ comes from the coding sequence ATGAAAATAAGAATTATAATACTTTTATCACTCATTGGATTTACTGCTTTTTCGCAAGAGAAAGATACAACTGCGGTATTCAAAAAAAGGGTTTTAGAAAGTACAGAAGTAGATTTTTTAGCTAGTTATTACAATCAAAATGGTTCAAAATCTGTTGTTTCTGGAGGAATTGGTTCTGAAAAATTGACTGATGTAGCATCAAATATAGTGGTAAATATGCCTGTAAATGATGATGCTACTTTGACTATAGATTTGGGCATATCAGCTTATTCATCAGCATCTTCCAGTAATATAAACCCATTTAATTCTACCGGAGCTTCAGGTGGTGGAGGTGAAGATGATGACAGAATATCAAATAATAAAGTAGCCGCAGCAGCTAGCGGACCTTATGGAACTCCTTGGCAAGCTTCATCGGGAGCTTCAAAAAGCGATCAACTAACAGCAATATCAGCGAATTATGCACATAGTAGTGACTCCAGAGATTTTATTTGGAACGCAGATGTTTCTTTTTCTAATGAATATGATTATACTTCAGTAGGTTTTGGTGGTGGAATTGCAACACTTTTCAACGAAAAAAACACCGAATTAAGCGTGAAAGCTAATGTATATTTAGATCAATGGAGACCAATATACCCAACAGAACTTCATGAATATTCTATTTATGGTGCTAACTTTTTGAACCAAGGTTATTTTAGCGGTGTTACCGTTTTAGATCAAAACGGACAATCAACAACTGCTTATTTACCTTCTGCATTCAAAACTATTGCTTCTGTAAACAGAAACTCTTATTCAGCATCGGTTGGATTTTCTCAGGTGGTTTCAAAAAAATTACAATTATCTGTTTTCTTTGATGTTTTGCAACAACAAGGTTTGCTGTCTACTCCGTATCATAGAATCTATTTTGCTGATAAAGCAAATTATTATATCGGACAATCACAATACATCAACAACTACGAAAGCGCGAGTAATTCAGGTGTTTTTAAACTGGCCGATGACATCGAAAGATTACCTGACAGCCGTTTTAAACTGCCAATTGGCGCTAGATTAAATTACTACATCAATGAGCGTTTTGTACTGAGAACCTATTACCGTTTTTATTCTGATAATTGGGATATACAATCGCATACTGCCAGCATAGAACTACCTATAAAATTATCGGATCGGTTTACGGTTTTCCCAATGTATCGTTATTATACACAAACAGGTTCTAAATATTATGCACCATACGAAACCCATTTGTCAACAGAAGAATTCTATACTTCTGATCCTGATTTAGCCACTTTTGATGCCAATCAATACGGTTTTGGAATCAATTACGCTGATATTTTTACAGGAGCAAAAATCTGGAAATTAGGTTTAAAAAACATCGACTTTAGATTCAATCATTACGAAAGAAGCGATAATTTAAAAGCAAATATTGCTACCATTGGCTTTAAGTTTATAATGCAATAA
- a CDS encoding thioredoxin family protein codes for MKKHIIILFLFMGTIGYSQNWKTNFEEAKIEANKENKNILLVFSGSDWCAPCMKLENVVWKSDAFQAEAAKSWVIYKADFPKKKANQLSADLSERNNKLAEKYNKNGSFPLVVLLDKTGKIIGMTGFKNVSAVDYIALIHSFEK; via the coding sequence ATGAAAAAACATATAATTATCCTCTTCCTTTTCATGGGAACGATAGGATATTCTCAAAACTGGAAAACTAATTTTGAAGAGGCTAAAATTGAAGCCAACAAAGAAAACAAAAATATTCTTTTGGTCTTCTCCGGATCGGATTGGTGCGCGCCGTGTATGAAATTAGAAAATGTAGTATGGAAATCAGATGCTTTTCAAGCGGAAGCAGCAAAAAGTTGGGTTATTTACAAAGCTGATTTTCCAAAGAAAAAAGCCAATCAATTATCCGCTGATTTATCCGAAAGAAATAATAAATTAGCTGAAAAATACAATAAAAACGGAAGCTTTCCACTTGTTGTCCTTTTGGATAAAACTGGAAAAATAATTGGGATGACCGGTTTCAAAAATGTTTCGGCTGTAGATTATATCGCACTCATTCACTCATTCGAAAAATAA
- a CDS encoding FAD:protein FMN transferase: protein MQKAITVFFLCLTFASFGQIAHKRKLSMLGSPFEVTAVANDTVKANEYIDLAVAEVKRIENLISDWIPTTQISEINRNAGIKPVKVDAEVFQLVERAIKISQITSGAFDISYASMDKIWKFDGSMKEMPTEEAIKKSVAKIGYQNIILDKKEQTIFLKLQGMKLGLGGIGQGYIADKVKDLLYSKGCLSGIVNVSGDINAWGKQPDGKPWTIGIVNPLNKNKIFATFPLNDNAVETSGSYEKYVIFNGIRYSHIIDPRTGYPAMGVVSVSVFAKQTEIADALATGIFVLGVEVGLDLVNQLKGIECIIVDDKGKIHSSKGIDIRKYE, encoded by the coding sequence ATGCAAAAAGCAATAACTGTATTTTTTTTATGTCTGACATTCGCTTCTTTTGGACAAATTGCTCACAAAAGAAAATTATCTATGTTGGGAAGCCCGTTTGAAGTTACCGCTGTTGCAAATGATACGGTAAAAGCAAACGAATATATTGATTTGGCTGTAGCCGAAGTAAAACGTATTGAAAATTTAATTTCCGATTGGATTCCAACTACACAAATATCAGAAATCAACAGAAACGCAGGAATTAAACCCGTTAAAGTAGATGCCGAAGTGTTTCAATTAGTAGAACGTGCCATTAAAATTTCCCAAATCACATCTGGTGCTTTTGATATTTCATATGCATCGATGGATAAAATTTGGAAATTTGACGGTAGCATGAAAGAAATGCCAACCGAAGAAGCTATTAAAAAATCAGTGGCTAAAATTGGATATCAAAATATTATTTTAGATAAAAAAGAACAAACTATTTTCTTAAAATTACAAGGAATGAAGTTAGGTCTTGGCGGAATTGGTCAAGGTTATATTGCTGATAAAGTAAAAGATTTACTCTATTCTAAAGGTTGTCTTTCAGGAATTGTGAATGTTTCCGGAGACATAAATGCCTGGGGAAAACAACCCGACGGAAAGCCCTGGACAATAGGAATTGTAAATCCTTTGAATAAAAACAAAATTTTCGCCACTTTTCCGCTCAACGACAATGCAGTGGAAACATCTGGAAGTTATGAAAAATATGTGATTTTCAACGGAATCAGGTATTCTCACATCATTGATCCCAGAACAGGTTATCCGGCAATGGGCGTTGTAAGTGTATCCGTTTTTGCAAAACAAACTGAAATTGCGGATGCTTTGGCTACCGGAATTTTTGTACTCGGAGTAGAAGTTGGTTTGGATTTAGTCAATCAACTCAAAGGAATTGAATGCATCATAGTTGATGACAAAGGAAAAATACATTCTTCAAAAGGAATAGACATTAGAAAATACGAATAA
- a CDS encoding LysR family transcriptional regulator, translating to MDFRLKVFYAVANRLSFTKAATELFITQPAVSKHIQELEEQYKIKLFDRNGSKISLTTGGEILLKHTQNVFEIYREIDFDMSTLINERQGLLRLGASTTISQYIIPPLLARFHQKLQDVKVNLLNGNTEQIEKALLNKEIEIGIVEGQSKNQSIRYTEFLKDELVLVCNSKNTLVNQSEVSQEDLKTMRFLMREQGSGTLEVIEYALKPFEIKLSQLNIEMQLGSTESIKSYLINSDCVAFISIHAIEKELKNKELTILDVKDLIIERYFYIITLQGKTDSLSELFIKNISSYYNLKL from the coding sequence ATGGATTTTAGACTAAAAGTATTTTACGCCGTTGCCAACCGTTTGAGTTTCACCAAAGCTGCAACTGAATTGTTTATCACACAACCTGCCGTTTCAAAACACATTCAGGAATTGGAGGAACAATACAAAATCAAGCTTTTTGATAGAAATGGTTCGAAAATTTCACTGACAACAGGTGGGGAAATTTTATTGAAACATACCCAAAACGTATTTGAAATTTATCGAGAAATTGATTTTGATATGAGTACTTTGATTAATGAGCGCCAAGGATTATTGCGATTGGGCGCCAGCACTACGATTTCACAATATATTATTCCACCGCTTTTGGCTCGTTTTCATCAAAAATTACAAGATGTAAAAGTAAATTTATTGAATGGAAATACGGAACAAATTGAAAAAGCGCTACTCAACAAAGAAATCGAAATTGGAATTGTAGAAGGACAGTCTAAAAATCAATCCATTCGATATACTGAATTTTTGAAAGATGAATTAGTTTTAGTTTGCAACAGCAAAAACACATTGGTGAATCAATCTGAAGTAAGTCAAGAAGATCTTAAAACCATGCGTTTTTTGATGCGCGAACAAGGTTCCGGAACACTTGAAGTTATTGAATATGCATTGAAACCTTTTGAAATTAAACTTTCTCAATTGAATATAGAAATGCAGTTAGGAAGCACCGAAAGCATAAAATCATATTTAATCAATTCTGACTGTGTTGCTTTTATTTCGATTCATGCCATAGAAAAAGAGCTTAAAAATAAAGAGCTGACCATTCTTGATGTAAAGGATTTAATTATTGAGCGTTATTTTTATATCATTACACTGCAAGGAAAAACAGATTCGCTTTCGGAATTATTTATTAAAAACATTTCGAGTTACTATAATTTAAAGTTATAA
- a CDS encoding LTA synthase family protein: MQFLKKFSPFYNLTLFYISVSFILRIVLLFHPITQSTFVWTDTIKIFTLGLISDFFVFTVLSGFLWLYLIFISNSKYLKPTGYIIFGMLVVLFLYVAFGNTILNEYGGALPKIGMIFIGLKTLLFGLLLFLPKYRSKIRFWLFTFVLFLFVVLILQNAISEYFFWNEFGVKYNFIAVNYLVYTNEVIGNIMQSYPVIPLFTGLFIIAGIVTYFVVKRSKNYIENIPVFAEKIKISGIYLTLLGLSLSVIPFLASKEDSQNIFTNELQSNGIYKFYLAFIHSELDYFKFYKTIPNAEAYALLKQQIPDISDESTLRYIKSNAAENHKNVVLITIESFSADFMKTYGNEQNITPFLDSLSTKSLLFTNFYAVGNRTVRGLEAVTLCFPPTAGESVVKRQDNKNKFSTGNVFKQKGYNVKYLYGGDAFFDNMQDFFSGNGYGIVDKKSFLPSEITFDNIWGVCDEDMYTKAIAVMNQESKENKPFFNHIMTVSNHRPFTYPNNKIDIPGDAKSRDGGVKYTDFAIKKFFEMAKKQPWFANTVFVILADHCASSAGKTELPVDKYRIPAMIYCPGFIEPQKYTKLMSQIDIMPTLFGLLNFNYQSKFYGQDVLKTTYQPRALIATYQDLGYIKDNILTVISPKQQVKQFQLNLKPNQKVAQDFQIYYEQIPLVKERKDLVDETISYYQTASDLLKKKKYQKQ, from the coding sequence ATGCAATTTTTGAAAAAATTTTCTCCTTTTTATAACCTTACTCTTTTTTATATTTCGGTAAGTTTTATTTTAAGAATCGTTTTACTCTTTCATCCCATTACCCAATCTACATTTGTTTGGACGGATACCATCAAGATTTTTACATTGGGTTTAATATCTGACTTTTTTGTATTTACAGTTTTGAGTGGCTTTTTATGGCTTTACCTTATTTTTATATCCAATTCAAAATACCTGAAACCTACAGGTTATATCATTTTTGGAATGTTAGTGGTTTTATTTTTATATGTTGCTTTTGGCAACACAATTCTCAATGAATACGGTGGTGCATTGCCAAAAATAGGAATGATTTTCATAGGTTTAAAAACACTTCTTTTTGGATTGTTATTGTTTCTTCCAAAATATAGGAGTAAAATTAGATTTTGGCTTTTCACTTTTGTTCTTTTTCTTTTTGTGGTTTTAATTTTGCAAAATGCAATAAGTGAATACTTTTTTTGGAATGAATTTGGAGTGAAATATAATTTTATAGCTGTAAATTATCTGGTTTATACCAATGAAGTAATCGGGAACATCATGCAATCTTATCCGGTGATTCCTTTATTTACAGGATTGTTTATTATTGCTGGAATTGTAACCTATTTTGTTGTAAAACGATCTAAAAATTATATTGAAAATATTCCTGTTTTTGCTGAAAAAATTAAAATCTCCGGAATTTATCTGACACTTTTAGGACTTTCATTATCGGTAATTCCTTTTTTAGCTTCTAAAGAAGATTCACAAAACATTTTTACAAATGAATTACAATCTAATGGTATTTATAAATTCTACTTGGCATTTATACACAGTGAATTAGATTATTTTAAGTTTTATAAAACGATTCCAAATGCTGAAGCTTATGCATTATTAAAACAGCAAATCCCTGATATATCTGATGAATCTACACTGCGATACATCAAAAGTAATGCTGCCGAAAATCATAAAAATGTAGTACTGATTACGATAGAAAGTTTCAGTGCTGATTTTATGAAAACGTATGGAAATGAGCAAAATATTACTCCTTTTTTAGATAGTTTATCCACAAAAAGTTTACTGTTTACCAATTTTTATGCTGTAGGAAACAGAACGGTTCGTGGACTTGAAGCAGTAACCTTATGTTTTCCGCCCACTGCTGGTGAAAGTGTGGTTAAAAGACAGGACAATAAAAATAAATTTTCAACTGGAAATGTTTTCAAGCAAAAAGGATACAATGTGAAATATTTATATGGAGGAGACGCGTTTTTTGATAATATGCAGGATTTCTTTTCCGGAAACGGATATGGCATTGTTGACAAGAAATCATTTTTACCAAGCGAAATCACTTTTGATAATATTTGGGGCGTTTGCGATGAGGATATGTACACTAAAGCTATTGCTGTAATGAATCAGGAGTCAAAGGAAAACAAGCCGTTTTTTAATCATATTATGACGGTTAGTAATCACAGACCATTTACATATCCTAACAATAAAATTGATATTCCCGGAGATGCGAAATCTCGTGACGGAGGTGTAAAATATACTGATTTTGCAATAAAAAAATTCTTTGAAATGGCCAAAAAACAACCTTGGTTTGCAAATACTGTCTTTGTTATTCTTGCGGACCATTGTGCTTCGAGTGCCGGTAAAACAGAACTTCCGGTAGATAAATACCGAATTCCGGCTATGATTTACTGCCCTGGTTTTATAGAACCACAAAAATATACTAAGCTAATGTCTCAAATTGATATTATGCCTACCCTATTTGGATTATTGAATTTTAATTACCAAAGTAAATTTTACGGGCAAGATGTACTAAAAACTACTTATCAGCCAAGAGCATTAATTGCGACATATCAGGATTTGGGGTATATTAAAGATAATATTTTAACAGTCATTTCTCCAAAACAACAGGTCAAACAGTTTCAGTTGAATTTAAAACCAAACCAAAAAGTAGCACAAGATTTCCAGATTTATTATGAACAAATTCCTTTGGTCAAAGAAAGAAAAGATTTAGTCGATGAAACAATCTCTTACTACCAAACGGCTTCTGATTTATTAAAGAAAAAGAAATATCAAAAACAATAA
- a CDS encoding YoaK family protein: MFRHQGKNRTFIHNLRLATLLSFVAGIVNVTGVLAIKTLTTNVTGHFAYFAEEVMKHNYTAAITFFVFTIFFLGGSFTSNFLAELVSKKSQELSHVLPISLEITILVCVGVFGVQSDLNTSEGRIIAFAMLFAMGIQNSLVTKISQSTVRTTHLTGLFTDLGIELSQLFFYKKPEENKKLKTSIYLRLSIITFFFVGCFSGGFLYGYLEVKTLFIAGFFLLLALLYDYLRLQFHVIKRRNFRYRNRKSVAKVNNRSQSNSRNKNPE; the protein is encoded by the coding sequence ATGTTTCGACATCAAGGCAAAAACAGAACTTTTATTCATAATTTACGTTTGGCAACACTGTTGTCATTTGTGGCGGGAATTGTGAATGTAACCGGTGTTTTAGCGATTAAAACATTGACAACAAATGTTACCGGACATTTTGCGTATTTTGCAGAAGAAGTAATGAAGCATAATTATACGGCTGCCATTACTTTTTTTGTTTTTACTATTTTCTTTTTGGGAGGTTCCTTTACTTCTAATTTTTTAGCTGAATTGGTTTCAAAAAAAAGTCAGGAGTTGTCACATGTGCTTCCAATTTCTCTTGAAATTACTATTTTAGTTTGCGTTGGAGTATTCGGAGTACAATCGGATTTAAATACATCCGAAGGAAGAATTATAGCTTTTGCGATGCTTTTTGCGATGGGAATCCAGAATTCTTTAGTTACTAAAATTTCTCAATCAACCGTAAGAACAACCCATTTAACAGGACTTTTTACTGATTTAGGTATAGAATTATCCCAATTGTTTTTTTATAAAAAGCCAGAAGAAAACAAAAAGTTAAAAACCAGTATTTATCTCCGATTATCAATTATTACATTCTTTTTTGTAGGTTGTTTTTCAGGAGGCTTTTTGTATGGATATTTGGAAGTTAAGACTCTTTTTATAGCCGGATTTTTTCTGTTACTGGCACTTTTATATGATTATTTACGCTTACAATTTCATGTTATTAAAAGAAGAAATTTTAGATATAGAAACAGAAAATCAGTTGCTAAAGTAAATAATAGAAGTCAAAGTAATTCCCGCAATAAAAATCCAGAGTGA